TCACCTGCGGTATAATCACCATTTAAATAGTTTACTGCTGCAATGGTCATGGTATTGGCTGCAGCATTTACACTTGCCGGAATGCCATTTAATGGTGTCCACAAACCGCTAAGATTTCTTCCGGTTACATAGTTAGCTTCAATGCCAAAAACATCACCTTGTATGTAATTGTAAGTTTGAGTAACCGTCAATCCGGAAAATCCGCTGCTGGAAACAAGCCAATAAAAGGCCAATTCTTTCGCAAGAGCATCGGTTGTTCCCGGATGCTTACTGTTAATTGGTTTCACCGTAATAGTACCCACAGCTGAGTTAGCCGTGATATTAAATTGTGCCGGTGTATATTTTGGTGCAACACCAATTGCAAAAGTAAAGTTTGCTATACCGCTTGCAAAATTCTTCCGTACCCCTAAATCGGAAGCTACACCATTCGTTTCAATATACCTATTGGCATTGTTTCCCACAATAGTGGCTGTGGTTCCCAGTGTAAGTAATTTATCATTGATATTAAACGTGCAATTGGTATTAAAATTCAAGGCTCCATTGATGGTGCTGTTAGCACTCATTGTAACTCCGGCAGAATTATTTAACGTAACATTTCCAAAAATCCCATTTCCATTGCCCGAGATAATTTGATTACTGGTTCCCAACATATTTATCCTACCTGCGCCGCTACTCAAATGGCTGGCATTGTTGACGATGTTTCCAACAACATCAATAGCGTTAGTTCCATCTGTTAGCGAATTAGAGGAAATAGTTAAAGTCCCATTTACACGAATGGCCGAATTTGAAGAAAGGGAAACACTTCCTCCGGAGAAGGAATTTGCGATAACAAGGTTAGCGAAATTGGTTAAATTTGCCGCCACACCAGCTATTGACTGATTTGATAAGGAACCATTGAATGTGGTTGTTTGAGCAGCTGTTCCGGGTCTATATCCTCCAACCAACAATCCGGTAGTAGCTGTTGTGTTGCTGTTGGTGAAATTGCGGCCAATATTTACATTTAGTCCATTGGCATTAAATACAGAATTTCCATTGATGTTCAAATCATTTTTTATTGTGATCGGATTAACAATCAATTGTGCTGTTTTTGTATTGGTTGTGGCATCTACTACCAAATTAAAGAGCGGGTTAATGCAATTAATTTGGAAAGTAGTTGCTGCAGGTGTTGCCGTATTTCCTAAAAAAATTGTTCCACCTGTTACCGTTGAGGAAGCTGCTTGCAAGTACAAATCCTGGTAAGTGGTTCCTCCCCCTCGGACAATTGTTAACGTGCTGGTTCCACTCATATTGAATACCGAACCACTTGTGTTTATCTGCAATTTGGATTTCCCTGCCAATTGGTTTTGACCAAATATAGTAACGGCACTAGCCCCGGATTGCTTGTAAACCAAAGCTCCCGCTGTAGATATTGCGCTTTTTCGAATTTGACCATTTACATTTAAGGTTCCACCTTGCAATTCAATTTCAGGAAAACCAGAACCCGAGTATTCAATATCATTGTTGGTTGCATTGGCAGTATTGCCAATGTTAACCGTACCGCTAAGGATTTGAAGTTTACCTGCCAAAATTAAATCCGATGCATCGCTGGCCACATTTCCAATATTAATAATTGCACTTGAGTTGTTCACGCTTAATTGCGCTGTTGGTGCGATCGTAAATAAACTACCACCTACATTTGTAAGGGTCAATGTTGCGGTCTTCGAAAACTTGAAAGTACCGTTTTGGATATTTAGCCAACTGTCGGATGGAGTAGTAAGGGTGCCAGCCACATCCACATTTAATTCTGGTGTTTGACTATTTCCTTTGTTGATGGTTAATAGGTTAAGTTCCGTTAGCGTGCCGATTGTTCCGGTAATTAGGTTATTTGAACTTCCTGTAAAGGTAAGGTTGCAAATTCGCGTAGCATTTGCCCGCATGTCGAAAATACCGTTGTTTGTGAGACTTCCGTTAATACTAAGGGTATTGTTTACTCCTGTTCCACTATTGGCGACATCAAAAATTGCAGCTCCGGCAATGCTTACATTTCCGGTAACCAGCATATTTTGTATCGTACCATTTTGAAACTGAAAATTTCCAGCATTAACATTTAAATTTCCTAGGATACTCAATGTCCTTGTTGCGGTGGCGTTTATTAAGGCTCTTGCAGTTGCTGAAGCGCCCAAAATTGTTAGGTTGTTGTAAATAGTTAAGTCACGATTGGGTAATGTAATTGTTCTATTGTTCGTTGGGCTCAGGGTTAAATTATAATAATTACCAAGCGCAGCAGCAGTGGGGGCTGCAGAGGTTAAAGGGATAGTAAAATCTTGAGCCCCGGTATTAAAATAATCAACTGTTCCTCCATTTTGACCTAAAAATAGACCAAAGTCACCTGCAGGAAATTGGGCAGTAGCACCTGATGAAGAAATTCTCAATGTTCCAATTCCAACTGCATTTCCGGTGAGGTAGGTGTTGAAATTATGGCCGCTTGTTGTAGCTAAATTAAGCACAGAACCAAAACCAATTTCAAGGCTGCCGCAAAGTTTGTTATTGGCTGTAACTGTGATGGTATGATTAAAGGATGTTCCATTTCCAATAATTACCGGGCTAGTTGCTGTTGGAACTGATACCGATGCTGCTCCGGCCCATTTCAGCACTTGATCAACCGACCAAGTTGCGGCTGTTTCCCAGTTTCCTGTATTTACTCTACTGTAGTAAACTATAACTGTTCCAAAGGGATTTGTTGGATTATTGTCACCGGCAGTATAATCGCCATCAATCAAATTATTAAAAGTGGCTCCTTGAAATGTTATCACATTTGTTCCAGTATTTATATCTGCAAGTGTGGTGTTTGCCCATAAAAAGTTGGATGAATTGTATCGGGCTGGAACATATTGTGCTTCTGAAACATTACCACCAGCAACAACATCGCTTTGGGCGTAAGTGTAATTCTGGCTAACTGTTGCGGCGCCTAGTGTAAACCCTGAAGATGTTGTTCTCCAGTAATAGGTGAGAGAACGTCCTGTTACCGTTACATTTGGATGTTCATTTGCAACCGGGCGAACAGTAATTGTTCCATAAGCTGTTGGTGTTGTGCTAAATGTAATCGTTGCAGGCGTGTAGTCAGCAGCGGTTCCAATTGGAAAAGTAAAACTGTTTGTTGAAAAAGTTTTGCTTAATCCACCATCCGATCGAAACCCTGCAGTCCTTATAAATCGATTACTTCCAGGTGTTCCGACTATCGTAGATGCACTTCCTAGGGATAAATTATTTATCCCTAAATCTAAAATTTTATTGCTTGTTAAAGTTAAGGCCCCAAGCACGCTTTGCCCTGACAACAATGTTACAGGGGCTGCTGCAGCATTGCTATTGTTGAGTTCAAGGTTTTGAAAAATACCTGAGCCATTACCCCCAATTGTTTGAATGTTAGTGCCGGTCAAGCTGATTTTTCCTGCACCACTATGCGTCCCCGAATTGATAACATTTCCTTTTACGTCGATTGTTTTGCCGCCATCAGCAAGTGTTCCGGAAGTAATCGATATATTGTTTCTTATAGCAAGTGTTAGGGAAGTGCCTGCCAGACTTGCAACTCCGGCAGATTTTGCAATCGTAAAATTATATAATCCTGTTGTAATGGTGCCATCGAGGGTCAAAATTTGAGCAGCATTCCCATTAAGAGAAGTTGTTGTATTACCGGGAGTATAGGTAGCTGCGTTTCCAATATTAAAATCACCGCCAATCGATAGGTTTACCGTGTTTGTATTTGCATTTAGTAATGTATTTGCGTTCAATGTAAGGTTGTTAAGAATGCCAATAGTGCTCGCACTGGTATTTAGCAAGGTAATCGTGTTGTTGCCGGCACCACTTTGGCGACTCACAGCAAGATTGTAAAATGGAATCGTAGAATTAATGCCAAAATCGGTTCCTCCCGGTTCATTGATATTGATGATACCTCCGGTAATGCTAAAGTTTCCTGGAGCACTTTGTATATCGATACCTTGACCAGGGGTGAAAATTCCATTCAAAAAATTAATGGTACCTCCGGATATGTTTACGACCGAATTATTGCTGTTAAATTGAAACATGGGACCACCATGGACCTCGCCATTTGCTCTAATATTAGTAGTTCCACCGGTTTGAATATATGTTTCTATACCTATGGCAGCGGTTGTCCAAATTTGAGATACATCTAAAATACCTGTGCCCTCCACAATAATTTCTGGTGAATTGGTGCTCCAGCACACTAAACCAGCAGCATCGCCCGAACTCATGCTGCCCGCACTAATTCGTATTTGGCCAAAAACCGACAACGCTTGATATCCGGTGCCGTTTAAGCCAACTATTGTTGTTGAAACTGTTGCACCATTAATCCAAAGAGAGCAGGTTTCCGGTATTCCAAAATCAATTCCACCTTCAGTTAATGAGGGAATGGAGATATTTGAATTTAATTTAAGCGAACCCGCAATCATGTATAAGGCTTTATTGGCTGATGCCCCATTATTAGGTCCGTATAATGCAAAATTTGCAACATTGGTTGAATTAACAGTAAGTGTATAGGTTTGATCAATTCCTTTGTTCAAAATAAAAACGTAAAAATCGCTTACACCATTACAGGATAAAGTATTGTTATTTGTTCCGGTAAAACTTATGTTTGCTGCGCCCGTAGTTGTGGCAGCAGCAGTATAGTAAGCGTTTGACACAGGAGATGCCTGGTTGGTAAACCGCATGATACCATTGTTTGTAACATCTCCATTAAAACTTATGTTGTGGATCGCATTGAAATTTCCTACGCGAATTGCACATCCTGAACCCACTGTTGTATTTCCTCCAATACTCGCATTAATTATGTTTGTAGCAAGGTTTCCCCAGATGAGTGTTACGGTACCTGAAGAATTTGATAGCAAGGATAAATTTCCATTAATGGTGTAGGATGTTGGGTTAGCCGGATTGTTGAAACGAACAGTGTTATTGGTGACAGTATTGTTGCTGATAATTAAATTGTTATAAATGGCTTGGGTGGGAAGATTCGTACCTGCTCCGCCAAAATTGTAATATTCGGTGGTGCCGCCTCCCGGAGCAACAAAGGTATTGGTAGTTGCACCCGGAAAAAAAGAAGCACCAATTCTTAGCATGCCTGAACCACTGAATGTAGATAGAACATTTGTGATTTGAAAAGTGGATAGATTAAGAACTCCGGTGGGTCTGATATTAAGCGTATTGCCTGTAGTGGTAACATTTGCTGTTAGTGTTACAGTAATCCCATCCAGTATAGTTACAGCATCGCTGTTTGCCGGCACCGCCGAACCAATTAACGTTGTACCCGATGGATCAGTTGTCCATGTGGTGAGGTTGTTCCATGCACCAGATTGATAGGAATAATAATTTACAGCTTTTAACTGTGTATTTAGAGACAAAAGCAACAGCAACAATAGTAAGAGATGCGGATATCTTTTGTTTTGTGTCATGCTTGACATTTTTGTGAGGAAAGTTGGGCGCATTGGTAATTTTCGAGTTGAATAATTTATTCTCATGGAACCTCTCAAAGATAAACCTCGCATTGCAAATTGCTAAATAATTGATTGTGAATTACTAACAATTCTATGTGAATTGGCATTCCGCCGATGGAATAAAAAAAAAGACCGATAACAAGCAAAAATGGGCTGTAAACTAAAAGTCTACAGCCCATTTTCGAATTAGGAACGAATCCTTAAAAAGTCATCTTTCTTACAATTTTTTTATTGTCGAAAAGCACTTCAATAGAATAAACACCTTTTGCAACATTCAGATTATTGAGGCTTAATCTTCCTTTGTTTAAGACGGTTTTATTGATGCCAGACTCAACAACTGCACCTAATGCATTATAAATGTTGATGGTTAATTTTGTGTTTGATTTAAAGTTGTAGTTAACAAATGCACCTTGTGCGTCTTGTCCAATGCTAACAGTTTCTTCTGCAGTTAAATTGGAAAGTCCGGTAACGTTATCAACATTGATTGTTACAGTTGAAGTTACACTACATCCTGCTGCATTTGTGGCAATCATGGTAACCACGTAAGTTCCAACCGAATCAAAAACATGGCTCGGACTTACAACTGTTTCTAGTGGGCTTCCATCACCAAAATCCCAAGAATAGGAAGTAGCCCCTGTAGTTAAGTTTGCAAAGTCAACATTTGTGCTGCCCGGGAAGCTTACAGTTGTTGCACTTGGCATAATTTGAGGAACAATTGCTTCAACTCCAAAATGAAGTACAAATCGAGCATAAGACTTAACAGTATCGATTGCAGAGCTAAAAGTATAGGTGCTATCAATATGTAAATCCACCCAAGTGTTGGTTAATTTATCTTCCAAACTAAAGCAGGTTACATTCGCAAACTCCTGCAAGCCAATAAAGTTAATGGTATAGCTTCCTGCAGTATTCACATTTACACGCACCGGTAAATCCAAATTGGTATTCAAATCCCCTACAGTATTTACTACATACTCAATACCATTCCACTTGCTGCTAATATTGGGAGCAGCCGGATCAAAACTATACAGTTTGTAACCATCAAAAGCAGGATCAAAGTTACTGGTGGCGTTTATATCCGTGTGAAAAACGGTTTCATCAAAATAAGTTCCGTTTAAGCCATCCAATTGTAGGCGCAAAATACCGGTACCAACATTGCTCTCCTTATAAAAAGTAGGGTTGCTGGCAACCTTAATATTTTCATCGGCAATTAAGCTCGGGCTGCCTGCGTTAGCATGCACTAAGAATGCTTGTGAAGAAGCAATTGTTGCACCTCCTCCATTATAACTAACACCGCCAGAAATCCCTTTGTACTGAGCGCTGTTTGCTTCATAAATATAAAATGAATTGTCCATATTGGTTTTTGTCCAAGATCCTGCATTCCAGTTAATTGCTGAAGCGTAAGGATTTGCAACAAGGTTCCAACCATCTTCATCAACGCCGCCAACTGATGACGTATAAGTAACATTTAAATCTTGGGAACCGACTAAGGGCGGTCCTTTAACATCTAACAGTTTATCCCCAACGGTAGGGGAAGCCATGTCAATAAATACATAGTACCCTTTGGTTGGATCAATGGAGTTAGTAACATTGGTTGCTTGAATGTATGCATTTGAAACACTTGATAATCCTG
The sequence above is a segment of the Bacteroidota bacterium genome. Coding sequences within it:
- a CDS encoding PKD domain-containing protein, which produces MTQNKRYPHLLLLLLLLLSLNTQLKAVNYYSYQSGAWNNLTTWTTDPSGTTLIGSAVPANSDAVTILDGITVTLTANVTTTGNTLNIRPTGVLNLSTFQITNVLSTFSGSGMLRIGASFFPGATTNTFVAPGGGTTEYYNFGGAGTNLPTQAIYNNLIISNNTVTNNTVRFNNPANPTSYTINGNLSLLSNSSGTVTLIWGNLATNIINASIGGNTTVGSGCAIRVGNFNAIHNISFNGDVTNNGIMRFTNQASPVSNAYYTAAATTTGAANISFTGTNNNTLSCNGVSDFYVFILNKGIDQTYTLTVNSTNVANFALYGPNNGASANKALYMIAGSLKLNSNISIPSLTEGGIDFGIPETCSLWINGATVSTTIVGLNGTGYQALSVFGQIRISAGSMSSGDAAGLVCWSTNSPEIIVEGTGILDVSQIWTTAAIGIETYIQTGGTTNIRANGEVHGGPMFQFNSNNSVVNISGGTINFLNGIFTPGQGIDIQSAPGNFSITGGIININEPGGTDFGINSTIPFYNLAVSRQSGAGNNTITLLNTSASTIGILNNLTLNANTLLNANTNTVNLSIGGDFNIGNAATYTPGNTTTSLNGNAAQILTLDGTITTGLYNFTIAKSAGVASLAGTSLTLAIRNNISITSGTLADGGKTIDVKGNVINSGTHSGAGKISLTGTNIQTIGGNGSGIFQNLELNNSNAAAAPVTLLSGQSVLGALTLTSNKILDLGINNLSLGSASTIVGTPGSNRFIRTAGFRSDGGLSKTFSTNSFTFPIGTAADYTPATITFSTTPTAYGTITVRPVANEHPNVTVTGRSLTYYWRTTSSGFTLGAATVSQNYTYAQSDVVAGGNVSEAQYVPARYNSSNFLWANTTLADINTGTNVITFQGATFNNLIDGDYTAGDNNPTNPFGTVIVYYSRVNTGNWETAATWSVDQVLKWAGAASVSVPTATSPVIIGNGTSFNHTITVTANNKLCGSLEIGFGSVLNLATTSGHNFNTYLTGNAVGIGTLRISSSGATAQFPAGDFGLFLGQNGGTVDYFNTGAQDFTIPLTSAAPTAAALGNYYNLTLSPTNNRTITLPNRDLTIYNNLTILGASATARALINATATRTLSILGNLNVNAGNFQFQNGTIQNMLVTGNVSIAGAAIFDVANSGTGVNNTLSINGSLTNNGIFDMRANATRICNLTFTGSSNNLITGTIGTLTELNLLTINKGNSQTPELNVDVAGTLTTPSDSWLNIQNGTFKFSKTATLTLTNVGGSLFTIAPTAQLSVNNSSAIINIGNVASDASDLILAGKLQILSGTVNIGNTANATNNDIEYSGSGFPEIELQGGTLNVNGQIRKSAISTAGALVYKQSGASAVTIFGQNQLAGKSKLQINTSGSVFNMSGTSTLTIVRGGGTTYQDLYLQAASSTVTGGTIFLGNTATPAATTFQINCINPLFNLVVDATTNTKTAQLIVNPITIKNDLNINGNSVFNANGLNVNIGRNFTNSNTTATTGLLVGGYRPGTAAQTTTFNGSLSNQSIAGVAANLTNFANLVIANSFSGGSVSLSSNSAIRVNGTLTISSNSLTDGTNAIDVVGNIVNNASHLSSGAGRINMLGTSNQIISGNGNGIFGNVTLNNSAGVTMSANSTINGALNFNTNCTFNINDKLLTLGTTATIVGNNANRYIETNGVASDLGVRKNFASGIANFTFAIGVAPKYTPAQFNITANSAVGTITVKPINSKHPGTTDALAKELAFYWLVSSSGFSGLTVTQTYNYIQGDVFGIEANYVTGRNLSGLWTPLNGIPASVNAAANTMTIAAVNYLNGDYTAGEASEFAAPLVFYSRNARTSNNWNNTNSDTWSNDPILKHTGAAVATTPSVFNAVEIAAGHTIVANGDFRKCATLNLMGTLDLSNNVGHDLGAVSGSGTLRIASTPGNFYAFPSGNFVLFTASNAGTFEFNTSTTASMPLQAVYNNLRFTGSGTSTLANLDLLINGNLNIVAGTVNNSINNKNIDLKGNWANTGNSFMPGTGTVTLSGGGTQSLSRTGGEVFYNLVLSGASAKTLGSSIHVNNDLTINSNLDVDAIGNHNISLMHNWVNNGTFLQQQGAVSFIGNTAQSISGATTFYDLIINNTSGGVSISSGAQNLISALDLANGVFTTSGQSFTLLSTSSATAHILPVTGGNLVGNVTMQRYVPAGLPGWFLLGSPVQSSVIEDWDDDLILVGFPGVDGYAGSFVSAYTYNETIGGLNDNPAAYIPATNSTNNSPTGTGFWIWMADNLTTLNANTIDVTGPPEIGNKNLNVSFTSSGGIANDGWNLVANPYCSTIDWDAPAWTKSSMDNATYIYHGTTQQYASYVAGVGTNGGSRYIPSSQGFYVKANAAAPVLIATENIKASTNPSYLKQAASNNSKEVVYITCEGISFTDETALHFTDSASLGFDSNWDAVKLFSDNSQNISLSTRIALQDLSINSLPKLTSSITIPLRAKVGTSGQYTLSFRGLESLSASICITLEDTYSGVITNLRNQNTFAYFLSDTANKPRFLIQISNAYKIETTPSTCGTTGSGKLIITGNTNSIYALSNMQGTIIKSSVLNAGVDTVSNLNIGQYLLLFTDSSSACISFADTVEIEEGTSVVASFNMNTASVLPNQMVSFSNQSNGASYYSWNFGDNSPIDTSTHPTHSYAASGVYTVTLTAGNTLGCAKSFSRSIIVENPTAVQLLFGEEGVDVVRNELGLFVHYSFVNSTLLNVSVFNLIGEKLCEGQTEWVKDNGSFALKIPELPSGIYLAEFHYDNMKVRRKFWY